GGGTCACGGGCGACTACTCGCGCGGTGCGGTCGGGCTCTGGATCGAGAACGGCGAGCTCGCCTACCCGGTGGAGGAGGTCACGGTGGCCGGCAACCTCCTCGAGATGTTCGCCGGGATCGAGGGCGTGGGCGACGACCTGGCCCTGCGCGACCGGACGGTGTCGCCGACGCTCAAGATCGGCCGCATGGTCGTGGCGGGGAACTAGATGATCATCGACAGCCACTGCCACCTGCACGACCCGGCCTTCGCGAACCTGCGCGAGACGCTGCGGACCGCGCTCGCCCACGACGTCTGGGGCGTCGTCGCCGTGGGCGTGGGTCCGGAGGCCAACGCGCGCACCCTGGCGGCGGCCGCGGCCGCGCCGAAGGCGGTGTGGGCGTGCCTCGGGTTCCATCCCGACACGCCGTCGCTCACCGACGAGGACCTCGAGCGGGTCGAGGCGCAGGTGTCCCGGCACCACGCGCGCATCGTCGGCGTCGGCGAGGTCGGGCTGCCCTGGTACTCGCTCGAGGGCGCCGCCGACGCGGCGTCGCTGGTGGCGCGCGGCCGCGAGCGCCTCAACCGGCTCCTCGGCCTGGCCGCCCGCTGGGACCTTCCCGTCGCGCTCCACGCGCCCCACGGCGCCGCGGCCGGCGCGCTCGAGGCGCTCCGGCGCTACCGGATCGAGCGCGCGGTCTTCCACTGGCACAAGGCGCCGGCCGACGTGACGCGCGAGATCGTGGACGCGGGATACCTCGTGTCGGTGACGCCGGAGGTGGTCTATCGCGAGCGCGACCGCGAGCTGGTCCAGGCGGTACCGGTCGAATCGCTCCTGGTCGAGAGCGATGGCCCGTGGAGGTACCGCGGGGAGTTCGAGGGGCTCCCGTCGGGCCCGTGGTTCGCGAGCCGGGTCGCCGAGGAGATCGCCAAGCTCAAGCAGATGCCGGTCGAGGACGTGATGCACCAGCTCTCGACCAACGCCTGCCGCCTCTTCGATCTCGTCTGGGTGTGAGCCCAGACGTGACATGATCGAGCGGCACAGCGTCCCGCTTCCCGACGCCAAGCTCGCGCTCGTCCTCCACCTCCCCGACACCGACGGGCGCGCCCCCTGCGTCGTCGCGTGCCATGGTCTCTCGGCCTCGAAGGACAGCGACAAGTACCTGCTGCTCGGCACCGAGCTCCCGCGGGCGGGGCTCGCGCTCGCGCGCTTCGACTTCCGCGGGTGCGGCGAGTCTTCCG
The DNA window shown above is from Candidatus Methylomirabilota bacterium and carries:
- a CDS encoding TatD family hydrolase; the protein is MIIDSHCHLHDPAFANLRETLRTALAHDVWGVVAVGVGPEANARTLAAAAAAPKAVWACLGFHPDTPSLTDEDLERVEAQVSRHHARIVGVGEVGLPWYSLEGAADAASLVARGRERLNRLLGLAARWDLPVALHAPHGAAAGALEALRRYRIERAVFHWHKAPADVTREIVDAGYLVSVTPEVVYRERDRELVQAVPVESLLVESDGPWRYRGEFEGLPSGPWFASRVAEEIAKLKQMPVEDVMHQLSTNACRLFDLVWV